The following are from one region of the Mangifera indica cultivar Alphonso chromosome 14, CATAS_Mindica_2.1, whole genome shotgun sequence genome:
- the LOC123195973 gene encoding septum-promoting GTP-binding protein 1-like, producing the protein MAQFTRKIVHFNFKRRINRSVLILRRCIGCFWDNIIICSVGKPIQYRMLPHAVRPSPSTPAAPQPNVKPVCHSQHHHLDSDLVALKISLLGDCETGKTSFLEKYVGGIGNENEQGDLQSEGLNLMDKTLLVSGARISYSMWEVAGDEKSLDHLPNACKDSVAILFMFDLTSRRTLQSVINWYQQARKYNQTAIPILIGTKFDDFIQLPIDLQWTISSQARAYAKALNATLFFSSATYNINVNKIFKFITAKLFDIPWALERNLNIGEPIIDF; encoded by the exons atGGCTCAGTTTACCAGAAAAATTGTTCATTTCAACTTTAAGCGTAGAATTAATCGCAGTGTTTTGATTCTCAGACGTTGCATCGGCTGTTTTTGGGATAACATTATTATATGTTCCGTAGGAAAGCCCATTCAGTATCGGATGTTGCCACATGCGGTGCGACCCTCGCCGTCAACTCCGGCAGCCCCGCAGCCCAACGTGAAGCCAGTTTGTCATTCCCAACATCACCATTTAGATTCAGATTTGGTTGCTTTGAAGATCAGTCTTCTGGGTGATTGCGAAACCGGAAAGACCAGTTTTCTG gaaaaatatgtGGGGGGCATTGGAAATGAGAATGAACAGGGTGATTTGCAGAGTGAAGGATTGAATTTGATGGATAAAACTTTATTGGTAAGCGGGGCGCGCATTTCATACTCAATGTGGGAAGTAGCAG GAGATGAAAAATCTTTGGATCATCTTCCTAATGCCTGCAAGGACTCGGTGGCAATTCTGTTTATGTTTGATCTAACTAGTCGCCGAACCTTGCAGAG TGTCATAAACTGGTATCAACAAGCAAGAAAATATAATCAG ACTGCAATTCCAATTTTGATTGGTACCAAATTTGACGATTTCATTCAGCTGCCTATAGATTTGCAATGGACAATCTCAAGTCAG GCAAGAGCATATGCCAAGGCCCTCAATGCAACACTCTTCTTTTCAAGTGCAACCTACAACATTAATGTAAACAAGATCTTCAAGTTCATCACAGCAAAGCTGTTTGACATACCATGGGCATTGGAGCGAAATCTCAACATTGGTGAGCCTATTATTGATttctag
- the LOC123196765 gene encoding glutamate receptor 3.4-like isoform X1, with the protein MTRSLLLLLFCMWVLMEVTEGARKDENSSSNHRSVSIGALFTADSVIGRAASPAIVAAVDDVNSDPSILPGTKLTIIMHDTNCSGFLGTVEALQLMENEVVAVIGPQSSGVAHVISHVVNELNVPLLSFAATDPTLSSLQYPYFLRTTHSDLYQMYAVADLIDYYGWRDVIAIFVDDDYGRSGISALGDALAKRRAKISYKAAFTPGASISTINDLLVSANLMESRVFVVHANPDSGLAIFSVAKSLGMMGSGYVWVTTDWLPSLLDSTEPVDVDQMNLLQGVVAVRHHTPDTDLKKRFMSRWNNLNYKERGPAGFNSYAIYAYDSVWLAARALDTFLNEGGNISFTDDPRLHDTSGSRVNLSSLRIFNGGQKYLQTLLRTNFTGLSGEIRFGPDKNLVHPAYDVLNVGGTGTRRIGYWSNYSGLSIVAPEILYTKPPNTSTGNQHLYSVIWPGEVATTPRGWVFPNNGRPLRIAVPNRVSFKEFLSKDNHPPGVKGYCIDVFEAAVNLLPYPVPHTYILYGDGRRNPEYNDLVNQVAQNNYDAAVGDITIVTNRTKIVDFTQPYMESGLVVVAPVQKAKSSPWAFLKPFTIEMWCVTGAFFLFVGAVVWILEHRFNQEFRGPPSHQLITIFWFSFSTMFFSHRENTVSALGRLVLIIWLYVVLIINSSYTASLTSILTVQQLTSRIDGIDTLISSTEPIGVQDGSFAWNYLIDELNIAESRLVKLKRMEDYSLVLKLGPKGGGVAAIVDELPYIESFLSRANCEYRTVGQEFTKSGWGFAFQRDSPLAIDLSTAILQLSENGDLQKIHNKWLTYNQCSMQLGDAEASGQLSLMSFWGLFLICGIACFLALIMFCFRVCCQYRRFSPDSEETVEVEEIEPARRRRALHSTSFKDWFNFVDRREADVKEFLKRSSDNKQRAGQSSEGHSNVNSPA; encoded by the exons ATGACTAGAAGCCTGTTGTTGTTGCTTTTTTGTATGTGGGTGCTTATGGAAGTCACAGAGGGAgcaagaaaagatgaaaattctTCTTCAAATCATAGGTCTGTGAGCATTGGAGCTTTATTTACTGCTGATTCAGTTATTGGGAGGGCTGCGTCGCCTGCAATTGTGGCTGCAGTTGATGATGTTAATTCTGATCCGAGTATTCTTCCTGGGACAAAATTGACCATAATTATGCATGACACAAATTGCAGCGGATTTCTTGGAACCGTGGAAG CTTTGCAGCTGATGGAAAATGAAGTGGTTGCTGTAATTGGTCCACAATCATCTGGAGTAGCCCATGTGATCTCCCATGTTGTCAATGAACTCAATGTACCACTTCTATCATTTGCAGCAACAGATCCTACTCTCTCTTCATTGCAGTACCCATATTTCCTCCGCACTACACACAGTGACCTTTATCAGATGTATGCAGTTGctgatttaattgattattatggATGGAGGGATGTGATTGCCATCTTTGTAGATGATGATTATGGAAGAAGTGGGATTTCTGCACTGGGTGATGCCCTGGCAAAGAGGCGTGCCAAGATATCTTACAAGGCTGCCTTCACTCCTGGAGCTTCCATAAGCACAATTAATGACTTGTTAGTTAGTGCAAATCTGATGGAATCTCGGGTTTTTGTTGTACATGCCAATCCAGATTCTGGCTTGGCAATATTTTCTGTTGCTAAGAGTCTTGGCATGATGGGCAGTGGCTATGTTTGGGTCACCACAGattggcttccttctcttttaGATTCAACAGAACCAGTTGACGTTGACCAAATGAACCTCTTACAAGGTGTTGTTGCTGTTCGCCATCACACCCCAGATACTGATCTTAAAAAGAGATTCATGTCAAGGTGGAACAATCTCAATTACAAAGAGCGTGGTCCGGCAGGTTTTAATTCTTATGCAATCTATGCTTATGATTCTGTCTGGTTAGCTGCCCGTGCTCTTGATACCTTCTTAAATGAAGGTGGAAACATATCTTTCACTGATGACCCAAGATTGCATGACACAAGTGGAAGCAGGGTGAACTTATCATCCCTACGCATTTTTAATGGAGGGCAAAAATATCTCCAAACTTTGTTGAGGACTAATTTCACAGGTCTAAGTGGTGAGATTAGATTTGGTCCAGATAAGAATTTAGTTCATCCAGCATATGATGTTCTTAATGTTGGTGGAACCGGTACGCGCAGAATTGGTTATTGGTCAAATTATTCTGGTCTCTCAATTGTTGCTCCAGAAATCTTGTATACAAAGCCTCCCAATACTTCTACTGGTAATCAACATCTTTACAGTGTGATATGGCCTGGTGAAGTTGCGACAACACCTCGGGGATGGGTATTCCCTAACAATGGGAGGCCACTACGTATTGCTGTGCCCAACCGAGtaagttttaaagaatttttgtCTAAAGATAATCACCCCCCTGGGGTGAAAGGATACTGTATTGATGTCTTTGAAGCTGCTGTAAACTTGCTCCCTTATCCTGTTCCACACACCTATATATTGTATGGAGATGGTAGGAGGAACCCTGAATACAATGATCTTGTGAATCAGGTTGCCCAAAAT aACTATGATGCTGCTGTTGGAGACATCACAATTGTTACAAATAGGACAAAAATCGTGGATTTTACACAGCCTTATATGGAATCAGGTCTTGTTGTGGTTGCTCCAGTTCAAAAGGCTAAGTCTAGCCCTTGGGCTTTTCTTAAGCCATTTACCATTGAAATGTGGTGCGTCACTGGTGCATTCTTTCTTTTCGTGGGAGCAGTAGTGTGGATCCTGGAGCATCGGTTCAATCAGGAATTTCGTGGTCCTCCAAGTCACCAACTTATAACTATTTTCTG GTTTAGCTTCTCAACAATGTTTTTCTCACACA GGGAGAACACTGTGAGCGCCTTGGGACGGCTAGTGCTGATCATATGGCTGTATGTTGTGTTGATTATCAATTCAAGTTATACAGCCAGTTTGACTTCGATCCTGACTGTGCAGCAGCTGACATCACGCATTGATGGGATTGACACCTTGATTTCTAGTACTGAACCAATAGGAGTCCAAGATGGGTCATTTGCATGGAACTATCTGATCGATGAACTCAACATAGCAGAATCAAGACTTGTTAAGTTAAAAAGAATGGAAGATTATTCTCTTGTCCTTAAGCTAGGACCGAAAGGAGGTGGGGTTGCTGCAATTGTTGATGAGCTTCCTTACATTGAATCCTTCCTGTCTCGAGCCAATTGTGAATACCGGACAGTAGGGCAGGAGTTCACAAAAAGTGGATGGGGATTT GCATTTCAAAGGGACTCTCCTCTTGCAATTGACTTGTCAACTGCCATTCTTCAACTTTCAGAAAACGGTGATCttcaaaaaatacataataaatggCTGACATATAATCAGTGCTCTATGCAACTGGGCGATGCAGAAGCCAGTGGACAGCTTTCTCTGATGAGCTTCTGGGGATTGTTCCTTATTTGTGGCATTGCATGCTTCCTTGCTCTTATTATGTTCTGCTTTAGGGTCTGTTGTCAATATCGCAGGTTTAGCCCAGACAGTGAGGAGACTGTTGAGGTCGAGGAGATTGAACCTGCCAGGCGTAGACGTGCACTGCACTCAACAAGCTTCAAGGATTGGTTTAATTTTGTGGATAGAAGAGAAGCAGACGTTAAGGAGTTTCTGAAGAGGAGTAGTGACAACAAACAACGTGCTGGCCAAAGCTCTGAGGGCCATTCCAATGTCAATTCACCGGCTTAG
- the LOC123196765 gene encoding glutamate receptor 3.4-like isoform X2, with translation MTQIAADFLEPWKLMENEVVAVIGPQSSGVAHVISHVVNELNVPLLSFAATDPTLSSLQYPYFLRTTHSDLYQMYAVADLIDYYGWRDVIAIFVDDDYGRSGISALGDALAKRRAKISYKAAFTPGASISTINDLLVSANLMESRVFVVHANPDSGLAIFSVAKSLGMMGSGYVWVTTDWLPSLLDSTEPVDVDQMNLLQGVVAVRHHTPDTDLKKRFMSRWNNLNYKERGPAGFNSYAIYAYDSVWLAARALDTFLNEGGNISFTDDPRLHDTSGSRVNLSSLRIFNGGQKYLQTLLRTNFTGLSGEIRFGPDKNLVHPAYDVLNVGGTGTRRIGYWSNYSGLSIVAPEILYTKPPNTSTGNQHLYSVIWPGEVATTPRGWVFPNNGRPLRIAVPNRVSFKEFLSKDNHPPGVKGYCIDVFEAAVNLLPYPVPHTYILYGDGRRNPEYNDLVNQVAQNNYDAAVGDITIVTNRTKIVDFTQPYMESGLVVVAPVQKAKSSPWAFLKPFTIEMWCVTGAFFLFVGAVVWILEHRFNQEFRGPPSHQLITIFWFSFSTMFFSHRENTVSALGRLVLIIWLYVVLIINSSYTASLTSILTVQQLTSRIDGIDTLISSTEPIGVQDGSFAWNYLIDELNIAESRLVKLKRMEDYSLVLKLGPKGGGVAAIVDELPYIESFLSRANCEYRTVGQEFTKSGWGFAFQRDSPLAIDLSTAILQLSENGDLQKIHNKWLTYNQCSMQLGDAEASGQLSLMSFWGLFLICGIACFLALIMFCFRVCCQYRRFSPDSEETVEVEEIEPARRRRALHSTSFKDWFNFVDRREADVKEFLKRSSDNKQRAGQSSEGHSNVNSPA, from the exons ATGACACAAATTGCAGCGGATTTCTTGGAACCGTGGAAG CTGATGGAAAATGAAGTGGTTGCTGTAATTGGTCCACAATCATCTGGAGTAGCCCATGTGATCTCCCATGTTGTCAATGAACTCAATGTACCACTTCTATCATTTGCAGCAACAGATCCTACTCTCTCTTCATTGCAGTACCCATATTTCCTCCGCACTACACACAGTGACCTTTATCAGATGTATGCAGTTGctgatttaattgattattatggATGGAGGGATGTGATTGCCATCTTTGTAGATGATGATTATGGAAGAAGTGGGATTTCTGCACTGGGTGATGCCCTGGCAAAGAGGCGTGCCAAGATATCTTACAAGGCTGCCTTCACTCCTGGAGCTTCCATAAGCACAATTAATGACTTGTTAGTTAGTGCAAATCTGATGGAATCTCGGGTTTTTGTTGTACATGCCAATCCAGATTCTGGCTTGGCAATATTTTCTGTTGCTAAGAGTCTTGGCATGATGGGCAGTGGCTATGTTTGGGTCACCACAGattggcttccttctcttttaGATTCAACAGAACCAGTTGACGTTGACCAAATGAACCTCTTACAAGGTGTTGTTGCTGTTCGCCATCACACCCCAGATACTGATCTTAAAAAGAGATTCATGTCAAGGTGGAACAATCTCAATTACAAAGAGCGTGGTCCGGCAGGTTTTAATTCTTATGCAATCTATGCTTATGATTCTGTCTGGTTAGCTGCCCGTGCTCTTGATACCTTCTTAAATGAAGGTGGAAACATATCTTTCACTGATGACCCAAGATTGCATGACACAAGTGGAAGCAGGGTGAACTTATCATCCCTACGCATTTTTAATGGAGGGCAAAAATATCTCCAAACTTTGTTGAGGACTAATTTCACAGGTCTAAGTGGTGAGATTAGATTTGGTCCAGATAAGAATTTAGTTCATCCAGCATATGATGTTCTTAATGTTGGTGGAACCGGTACGCGCAGAATTGGTTATTGGTCAAATTATTCTGGTCTCTCAATTGTTGCTCCAGAAATCTTGTATACAAAGCCTCCCAATACTTCTACTGGTAATCAACATCTTTACAGTGTGATATGGCCTGGTGAAGTTGCGACAACACCTCGGGGATGGGTATTCCCTAACAATGGGAGGCCACTACGTATTGCTGTGCCCAACCGAGtaagttttaaagaatttttgtCTAAAGATAATCACCCCCCTGGGGTGAAAGGATACTGTATTGATGTCTTTGAAGCTGCTGTAAACTTGCTCCCTTATCCTGTTCCACACACCTATATATTGTATGGAGATGGTAGGAGGAACCCTGAATACAATGATCTTGTGAATCAGGTTGCCCAAAAT aACTATGATGCTGCTGTTGGAGACATCACAATTGTTACAAATAGGACAAAAATCGTGGATTTTACACAGCCTTATATGGAATCAGGTCTTGTTGTGGTTGCTCCAGTTCAAAAGGCTAAGTCTAGCCCTTGGGCTTTTCTTAAGCCATTTACCATTGAAATGTGGTGCGTCACTGGTGCATTCTTTCTTTTCGTGGGAGCAGTAGTGTGGATCCTGGAGCATCGGTTCAATCAGGAATTTCGTGGTCCTCCAAGTCACCAACTTATAACTATTTTCTG GTTTAGCTTCTCAACAATGTTTTTCTCACACA GGGAGAACACTGTGAGCGCCTTGGGACGGCTAGTGCTGATCATATGGCTGTATGTTGTGTTGATTATCAATTCAAGTTATACAGCCAGTTTGACTTCGATCCTGACTGTGCAGCAGCTGACATCACGCATTGATGGGATTGACACCTTGATTTCTAGTACTGAACCAATAGGAGTCCAAGATGGGTCATTTGCATGGAACTATCTGATCGATGAACTCAACATAGCAGAATCAAGACTTGTTAAGTTAAAAAGAATGGAAGATTATTCTCTTGTCCTTAAGCTAGGACCGAAAGGAGGTGGGGTTGCTGCAATTGTTGATGAGCTTCCTTACATTGAATCCTTCCTGTCTCGAGCCAATTGTGAATACCGGACAGTAGGGCAGGAGTTCACAAAAAGTGGATGGGGATTT GCATTTCAAAGGGACTCTCCTCTTGCAATTGACTTGTCAACTGCCATTCTTCAACTTTCAGAAAACGGTGATCttcaaaaaatacataataaatggCTGACATATAATCAGTGCTCTATGCAACTGGGCGATGCAGAAGCCAGTGGACAGCTTTCTCTGATGAGCTTCTGGGGATTGTTCCTTATTTGTGGCATTGCATGCTTCCTTGCTCTTATTATGTTCTGCTTTAGGGTCTGTTGTCAATATCGCAGGTTTAGCCCAGACAGTGAGGAGACTGTTGAGGTCGAGGAGATTGAACCTGCCAGGCGTAGACGTGCACTGCACTCAACAAGCTTCAAGGATTGGTTTAATTTTGTGGATAGAAGAGAAGCAGACGTTAAGGAGTTTCTGAAGAGGAGTAGTGACAACAAACAACGTGCTGGCCAAAGCTCTGAGGGCCATTCCAATGTCAATTCACCGGCTTAG